One region of Gossypium raimondii isolate GPD5lz chromosome 6, ASM2569854v1, whole genome shotgun sequence genomic DNA includes:
- the LOC105774002 gene encoding putative leucine-rich repeat receptor-like serine/threonine-protein kinase At2g24130 has translation MTMAFIRMFFILLFLLHFILVSSNTGSPYPNRRRYPYHDCLQGRSLVEDKAALLAFKKSVLVDPKSTLANWEDGVHVCNFTGVTCNEQHHRVTQIDLSSSGLVGKISPSLSNLTALQLINLYENHFFSIIPPQLSSLPCLQTLVLNQNDLNGPVPDSFALLTSLIVFAVMENNLTGPLPPSFFSNCTQLKVIDLSFNYITGRIPMEIGDCPGLWTLNLYNNQFIGQLPASLTNTTLYNLDVENNHLSGELPSDLVSKLPNLMFLHLSYNNMRSHGNNTDLYPFFATLGNCTGLTELELAGMGLGGKLPSSIGHPSLKRLELQENLIIGSIPPEIRNLSNITMLNLTSNFLNGTIPEELSLLLMLERLLLSHNLFNIRIPLELAKLPHLGQLDLSNNKFYGEIPASFGDLLALRYLFLNNNLLSGTIPPQLFKCSNLYMLDLSYNKLTGRIPQEVIEIREIRGFINLSHNLFEGLLPIELSKLENVEEIDLSSNNLNGNIFPQISSCIAVKAINFSHNSLQGQLPESLGDLRNLESFDVSSNNIAGSIPMSLSKINLTFLNLSFNNFEGMVPTSGIFNSATYMSFLGNPRLCGVASTRVTCPRKKHWFQSRAFLIIFILVIFVSVLLSAVLCVIGVRRTKLMVASRRNERLRKPSTPEIMHKFPRISYKELLNATGGFDDRNLIGTGSYGRVYRGVLQDGTSIAVKLLHLQSGNSTKSLNRECQVLKRIRHRNLIRIITACSLPDFKALVLPYMANGSLDSRLYPQSESSSGQGSSNLSLIQRVRICSDIAEGVAYLHHLSPVRVIHCDLKPSNVLLNDDMTALVSDFGIARLVMTVAAGNGGGAIDDMGNSSANMLTGSIGYIAPEYGFGSNMSIRGDVYSFGVIVLEMVTRRRPTDDMFAGGFSLHKWVKNHYHGKVENVVDPSLIQASMEQSSEVKRMWEVGIAELIELGILCTQEIPSTRPTMLDAADDLDRLKRYLTGDTTATFASSLGISSSTIAAN, from the exons ATGACAATGGCATTCATTAGAATGTTTTTCATTCTTCTATTTCTACtccattttattttggtatcCAGCAATACGGGTTCACCTTATCCAAATCGTCGTCGTTATCCTTATCATGATTGTCTTCAGGGCCGATCTTTGGTTGAAGACAAGGCTGCACTTCTAGCATTCAAGAAGTCGGTATTAGTGGATCCAAAATCGACTCTTGCGAACTGGGAAGATGGTGTTCATGTTTGCAACTTCACTGGTGTCACATGTAACGAGCAACATCATCGTGTGACACAAATTGATCTCTCTAGCTCTGGACTTGTGGGGAAGATATCACCTTCCCTTTCAAACCTCACTGCTCTTCAACTCATAAACCTTTATGAAAACCACTTCTTCAGCATCATTCCACCACAACTTTCCTCCCTCCCTTGCCTCCAAACTCTTGTACTTAATCAAAATGACTTAAATGGTCCAGTGCCCGATAGTTTCGCCCTCCTCACCAGCCTCATCGTGTTTGCTGTTATGGAAAACAACTTGACAGGCCCCCTGCCTCCTTCCTTTTTCTCTAACTGTACGCAATTAAAAGTTATAGATTTGTCTTTCAACTACATCACAGGTCGAATTCCTATGGAAATTGGAGACTGTCCCGGTTTATGGACACTCAATTTATACAACAATCAATTTATTGGCCAGCTTCCTGCATCCTTAACCAATACTACACTATATAATCTAGATGTGGAGAACAATCATCTATCTGGTGAACTGCCTTCAGATTTAGTAAGCAAGCTTCCGAATCTTATGTTTCTTCATTTGTCATATAACAACATGAGAAGCCATGGAAATAACACCGATCTTTATCCCTTCTTTGCCACGTTAGGAAATTGTACTGGCTTGACGGAACTTGAATTGGCTGGAATGGGACTTGGAGGAAAATTACCGAGCTCAATTGGTCACCCTAGTCTGAAGCGCCTCGAATTGCAGGAAAACCTCATAATCGGGTCGATTCCACCAGAAATCAGGAACCTCTCCAACATTACGATGTTGAACTTGACATCCAATTTTCTAAATGGAACAATCCCAGAAGAGTTGAGTTTATTGTTAATGTTGGAACGACTTCTTTTGTCCCACAACTTGTTCAACATCAGAATTCCTTTAGAATTAGCAAAATTGCCTCATCTCGGTCAGCTTGATCTCTCCAACAACAAATTCTATGGAGAAATCCCTGCCAGCTTTGGAGATTTACTTGCACTTCGATATTTGTTTCTCAATAACAACCTCCTTTCTGGGACAATACCGCCACAACTATTCAAATGCTCCAATCTTTACATGCTTGATCTGTCTTACAATAAGCTAACAGGGAGGATCCCTCAAGAGGTAATCGAAATACGTGAAATCAGAGGATTCATAAATTTGTCACACAACCTTTTTGAAGGGCTTTTACCAATTGAGCTCAGCAAGCTGGAAAATGTTGAAGAAATTGATCTCTCATCAAACAACCTTAATGGGAACATCTTCCCACAAATATCGAGCTGTATCGCAGTGAAAGCGATAAATTTCTCACATAATTCCCTCCAAGGCCAACTTCCGGAGTCTCTAGGTGATCTAAGGAACCTCGAATCATTCGATGTTTCGAGCAACAACATAGCTGGAAGCATACCGATGAGTTTGAGCAAAATTAACCTCACATTTTTGAATCTTTCTTTTAACAACTTTGAAGGAATGGTTCCTACTAGTGGCATCTTCAATTCAGCCACATATATGTCCTTCTTAGGCAATCCGCGTCTATGTGGAGTGGCGTCTACTAGGGTGACATGTCCGCGGAAGAAGCATTGGTTTCAATCACGTGCattcttgattatttttatCCTAGTCATATTTGTCTCAGTGTTGTTATCAGCAGTACTCTGTGTGATTGGAGTCCGTCGCACTAAACTAATGGTTGCATCCAGGAGAAATGAAAGATTAAGAAAGCCATCAACACCAGAAATAATGCACAAGTTCCCCAGAATCAGTTACAAAGAACTGTTAAATGCCACTGGAGGATTCGATGACCGGAATCTAATTGGGACAGGTAGCTACGGACGTGTTTACAGAGGAGTTCTCCAGGATGGAACAAGCATTGCCGTAAAGCTATTACATTTGCAGTCTGGGAATTCAACCAAAAGTTTGAACAGAGAATGCCAAGTTCTAAAGAGGATTCGGCACCGAAATCTTATTCGGATTATAACAGCCTGTAGTTTACCCGATTTTAAGGCTTTGGTTCTTCCGTATATGGCAAATGGAAGCTTAGATAGCCGTCTCTATCCACAATCTGAGTCTAGTTCGGGTCAAGGCTCCTCCAATCTGAGCCTAATTCAGAGAGTCAGGATTTGTAGTGACATTGCTGAAGGGGTGGCCTATTTGCATCACCTTTCCCCAGTTCGAGTCATACACTGTGATCTAAAACCAAGCAATGTTCTTCTAAATGATGATATGACGGCATTGGTTTCAGACTTCGGGATTGCAAGGCTGGTTATGACAGTAGCTGCTGGCAATGGAGGTGGGGCTATTGATGACATGGGAAATTCCAGTGCAAATATGTTAACCGGATCCATTGGTTATATTGCACCAG AATATGGATTTGGATCGAATATGTCCATCCGGGGAGATGTATACAGCTTCGGAGTTATAGTTCTTGAAATGGTGACAAGAAGACGACCAACTGATGACATGTTTGCTGGTGGATTCAGCTTGCACAAATGGGTAAAGAATCACTACCATGGAAAGGTTGAAAATGTGGTGGACCCATCACTGATTCAAGCATCAATGGAGCAGTCCTCTGAAGTGAAAAGAATGTGGGAAGTTGGCATTGCAGAACTGATTGAATTGGGTATTCTTTGTACTCAAGAAATCCCCTCGACTCGGCCAACCATGCTCGATGCTGCCGATGATCTCGACCGCCTTAAACGATACCTTACGGGAGATACCACTGCCACATTTGCCTCATCACTGGGAATTTCTTCCTCCACCATTGCTGCTAACTAA